One genomic region from SAR92 clade bacterium H455 encodes:
- a CDS encoding amidohydrolase family protein — protein MSTLSRFLPYGLLVGLLTSCSQPEQPTTLLIDNIQGYSFNNQRELFNFTAIAIRDGKVLATGDAELSADYPKADKVDGQGKTLIPGIIDAHGHISGLGFTLLSVDVRGQESAQQAAQKVASYAAQQPQLQWIKGRGWNQVLWPDQQFPNAALLDQFIDDRPVWLTRVDGHAGWANSAAMEAAGINTDSVSPAGGEILRDADGNPTGLFIDNAMNLIDQAIPSPSTDEITVALDAVSKHLLSLGITSTHDAGVSAAEHALYRELADSGAMQVRIYGMISSTDPELEQIFAAGHSLGENDMYSARSIKIYTDGALGSHGAALLEPYEDRPDHRGLLLTSAEQLRKLFSLAIANEFQVAIHAIGDRGNRIALDEIEHAYNSVGGRHLRHRIEHSQVVALSDIPRFKSLDVIPSMQPTHATSDMNMAEDRIGPERLKGAYAWRSFLKQGSRVVSGSDFPVELAAPFDGIHAAVTRQNKANQPAGGWIAEEAMTIEETMRSFSIDAAWAAHQEDKLGGLTPGKWADFILLDQDIYHIAPEDLWKTQVLETWLAGKRVFKAER, from the coding sequence ATGAGCACCCTCTCTCGATTCCTACCCTACGGACTACTGGTTGGCCTGCTGACTAGCTGTTCTCAACCTGAGCAGCCGACGACATTACTGATCGACAATATTCAGGGCTACAGTTTTAACAATCAGCGCGAGCTATTTAATTTCACTGCCATAGCGATTAGAGACGGTAAAGTCCTGGCCACAGGCGATGCGGAACTCTCAGCCGACTACCCCAAAGCAGATAAAGTCGATGGCCAGGGAAAAACACTGATCCCTGGCATTATTGACGCCCACGGCCATATCTCTGGCCTCGGCTTCACCTTGTTGAGTGTTGATGTCCGCGGCCAAGAATCTGCTCAGCAAGCAGCTCAAAAAGTCGCCAGCTACGCCGCTCAACAACCTCAACTGCAGTGGATTAAAGGTCGCGGTTGGAATCAAGTATTGTGGCCAGATCAACAATTCCCCAACGCCGCACTGCTGGATCAATTTATTGACGACCGTCCAGTGTGGTTGACTCGAGTCGATGGTCACGCTGGCTGGGCCAACAGTGCCGCCATGGAAGCCGCAGGTATTAATACCGACAGCGTCTCACCCGCCGGCGGCGAAATTCTCCGGGATGCCGACGGCAACCCAACCGGCCTGTTTATCGACAACGCCATGAACCTGATCGATCAAGCGATTCCCAGCCCAAGCACTGACGAGATTACCGTCGCGCTGGATGCTGTGAGCAAACATCTGCTCAGTTTAGGTATTACCTCAACCCATGATGCCGGTGTTAGTGCCGCAGAGCATGCCCTCTACCGCGAACTGGCCGATAGTGGCGCCATGCAGGTACGCATCTACGGCATGATCTCATCCACCGATCCCGAGCTTGAGCAAATCTTCGCCGCCGGCCACAGCCTGGGCGAAAACGATATGTACAGCGCCCGCAGTATTAAAATCTACACGGACGGCGCTCTAGGCAGCCATGGCGCCGCCCTCCTGGAACCCTATGAGGATCGCCCCGATCACCGCGGTCTGCTGCTCACCAGTGCCGAGCAACTGCGCAAGTTATTTAGTCTCGCTATAGCAAATGAGTTTCAGGTGGCCATTCATGCCATCGGCGACAGAGGCAATCGCATCGCCCTGGATGAAATCGAACACGCCTATAACAGCGTCGGTGGCCGCCATCTGCGTCACCGTATTGAGCACTCTCAGGTGGTCGCACTAAGTGATATCCCACGCTTTAAGAGTCTCGATGTTATTCCCTCAATGCAGCCGACTCACGCCACTAGCGATATGAATATGGCCGAAGACAGAATTGGGCCCGAGCGTTTAAAAGGTGCCTATGCCTGGCGCAGCTTTCTCAAGCAGGGCAGTCGCGTAGTTTCAGGCTCCGACTTCCCAGTTGAATTAGCCGCCCCTTTCGATGGTATTCACGCCGCGGTAACAAGGCAGAATAAAGCCAATCAACCTGCGGGCGGCTGGATTGCCGAAGAGGCCATGACCATCGAAGAGACCATGCGCAGCTTTAGTATCGATGCCGCATGGGCAGCCCATCAGGAAGATAAGTTGGGTGGACTAACACCGGGAAAGTGGGCGGACTTTATACTGCTTGATCAGGATATCTACCATATTGCCCCGGAGGATTTATGGAAAACTCAGGTACTAGAAACCTGGCTGGCGGGTAAGCGGGTATTTAAAGCAGAGAGATAA
- a CDS encoding DUF4124 domain-containing protein, whose translation MLGIGSLVFSTADAQKIYKWVDQQGVTHYSEQAPAGNRAETIPIHSYRAETQPPLPPALEAASDTHEQLSAEQHLATQAQLPTPEQKAVQQQNCATARQKLRALENAGRVRQLNPNTGQYIYLADEVKLAQIQQMSDYLRNKCPG comes from the coding sequence ATGCTTGGCATCGGTAGCCTAGTGTTCTCAACAGCCGATGCGCAAAAGATCTATAAATGGGTCGATCAACAGGGCGTGACTCATTACAGCGAACAGGCGCCGGCGGGCAACCGCGCCGAAACCATTCCCATCCATTCCTATCGGGCCGAGACGCAACCTCCACTGCCCCCGGCCTTGGAGGCAGCAAGTGACACTCATGAGCAGCTGTCAGCTGAACAGCATTTAGCAACCCAGGCGCAGCTGCCCACCCCAGAGCAAAAAGCAGTCCAGCAGCAAAATTGTGCCACTGCCCGACAGAAACTCCGGGCACTGGAAAATGCCGGCCGTGTGCGACAGCTAAACCCCAACACCGGCCAATACATCTATCTTGCAGATGAAGTAAAGCTCGCACAAATCCAGCAGATGAGCGATTATCTGCGTAACAAGTGCCCTGGTTAG
- the rplI gene encoding 50S ribosomal protein L9 produces the protein MEVILLEKIGKLGNIGDKAVVKAGFGRNYLIPQGKAVFATAANIADFELRRADLEAAAAAKLGAAQKRAAALAAIGSVTITAVAGDEGKLFGSVGIRELEDALAAAGSDINKSEISMPDGPIRFVGEFSIECQLHVDVTQSFTVVVEAE, from the coding sequence ATGGAAGTCATTCTGTTAGAAAAGATCGGTAAGTTGGGCAATATTGGTGACAAGGCTGTTGTAAAAGCTGGCTTTGGTCGCAATTACCTGATTCCTCAGGGCAAGGCTGTTTTTGCTACAGCGGCAAACATTGCTGATTTCGAACTGCGTCGTGCAGATCTCGAAGCTGCTGCAGCGGCTAAGTTAGGTGCGGCACAGAAGCGTGCTGCTGCGCTGGCTGCAATCGGTTCAGTGACTATCACTGCGGTTGCTGGCGACGAGGGCAAGCTGTTTGGTTCTGTTGGCATTCGTGAGTTGGAAGATGCACTCGCAGCTGCCGGTAGCGACATTAACAAGAGCGAAATAAGCATGCCAGACGGTCCAATCCGTTTTGTCGGCGAGTTTAGCATTGAGTGTCAGCTGCACGTAGACGTTACTCAAAGCTTCACTGTTGTTGTTGAAGCTGAATAA
- a CDS encoding acetolactate synthase 3 large subunit, with product MELLSGGEILIRALKDAGIKHVWGYPGGAALHIYDALYRQEDVHHLLVRHEQAAVHAADGYSRSTGEVGTALVTSGPGATNAITGIATAYMDSIPLVVISGQVPLTKIGQDAFQETDMVGVSRPIVKHSFLVTRTEDIAETIAKAYYIAATGRPGPVVVDIPKDVTDPSYKVPYVYPAEIKMRSYQPTDKGHRGQIRRAVKTLIGAKRPVLYTGGGVVLDNASEHLIALAKKLNYPVTNTLMGLGGYPGTDPQYLGMLGMHGTYEANTAMHHADVIFAIGARFDDRVTNDLEKFCPHATIIHIDVDPTTVSKNIEAHIPIVGTCNSVLPEMLALIEQSETTPDTDAIAEWWQQIDQWRADKGIYTASRYEESSGNCIKPQDVIKMLYKITEGKAIITSDVGQHQMFAAQYYLFDKPRTWINSGGLGTMGFGLPAAMGCKLAFPDCDVACVTGEGSIQMNIQELSTCSQHNLPVKIINLNNAALGMVRQWQDMNYSSRYSESVYENSLPDFVKLAEAYGHVGMKITHIDELEDKMREAFAMKDRVVFMDIDVDRSEHVYPMQMPGGSMRDLWLNKTERT from the coding sequence GTGGAACTCTTATCCGGCGGTGAAATACTTATCCGCGCATTAAAAGATGCAGGTATCAAGCATGTCTGGGGTTATCCCGGCGGTGCTGCACTGCATATCTATGACGCCCTGTATCGACAGGAAGACGTCCATCATTTGTTAGTGCGCCACGAGCAGGCTGCAGTCCATGCTGCCGATGGCTACTCGCGATCCACCGGGGAAGTGGGCACAGCCCTAGTGACCTCTGGTCCCGGTGCCACCAATGCTATCACCGGTATTGCCACCGCCTATATGGATTCGATTCCATTGGTCGTGATCTCTGGCCAGGTGCCACTGACCAAAATTGGTCAGGATGCTTTCCAAGAGACCGATATGGTCGGTGTTTCCCGTCCTATTGTTAAGCACAGCTTTCTGGTTACTCGCACTGAAGATATAGCCGAAACCATAGCCAAAGCCTATTACATTGCGGCCACCGGTCGTCCCGGCCCAGTGGTTGTGGATATCCCTAAGGATGTCACTGATCCTAGTTACAAAGTGCCCTATGTCTATCCAGCTGAGATTAAGATGCGTTCTTACCAGCCTACTGATAAGGGTCATCGCGGACAGATTCGCCGTGCCGTAAAGACCCTGATTGGTGCTAAGCGCCCAGTTCTCTACACTGGCGGCGGCGTGGTTTTGGACAATGCCTCTGAGCATTTGATTGCTCTGGCGAAGAAGCTTAATTACCCAGTGACCAATACCTTGATGGGGCTGGGTGGCTATCCCGGCACTGACCCTCAGTATCTGGGTATGCTTGGTATGCACGGCACCTACGAAGCTAACACGGCCATGCACCATGCGGATGTGATCTTTGCCATTGGCGCGCGCTTTGATGATCGGGTAACTAACGATCTGGAAAAGTTCTGCCCCCATGCAACCATCATCCATATAGATGTAGATCCTACGACTGTATCGAAAAATATCGAAGCGCATATTCCCATAGTCGGCACCTGTAATTCGGTACTGCCGGAAATGTTGGCGCTTATCGAGCAGTCTGAAACCACTCCTGATACAGATGCGATCGCCGAGTGGTGGCAGCAGATCGATCAGTGGCGTGCGGACAAAGGTATCTACACCGCCAGCCGTTACGAAGAGAGCTCAGGCAATTGCATCAAGCCTCAAGACGTTATCAAGATGCTCTACAAAATCACCGAAGGTAAGGCGATTATCACCTCTGACGTGGGCCAGCATCAGATGTTTGCCGCACAGTACTATCTGTTCGACAAGCCACGCACCTGGATCAACTCCGGCGGTCTTGGCACCATGGGCTTCGGTTTACCCGCAGCCATGGGTTGTAAGCTTGCATTCCCAGATTGTGACGTCGCCTGTGTTACAGGTGAAGGCAGTATCCAGATGAATATTCAAGAGCTCTCCACCTGCAGTCAACACAATTTGCCGGTGAAGATCATCAATCTCAACAATGCTGCACTGGGCATGGTTCGCCAGTGGCAGGATATGAACTACAGCAGCCGCTACTCCGAGAGTGTCTATGAGAACTCCCTGCCGGACTTTGTTAAGTTGGCTGAGGCCTATGGCCATGTGGGTATGAAAATTACCCATATTGATGAACTCGAAGATAAGATGCGTGAAGCCTTTGCTATGAAAGATCGTGTGGTCTTTATGGACATAGATGTAGATCGCTCTGAGCATGTTTACCCAATGCAAATGCCCGGCGGATCCATGCGTGACCTGTGGCTCAACAAGACGGAGAGAACCTAA
- the rpsF gene encoding 30S ribosomal protein S6 has translation MRHYEIVFLVHPDQSEQVSGMIERYTASIEAGEGKVHRMEDWGRRQLAYPINKIHKAHYILMNVECSQEVLDELNSTFRYNDAVLRSLVVRRDEAITAESPIMKIENADKADKEARERRNAAKAKADEAKAADDAAKAAAKAAEAPAEEVVEAAKSEGEE, from the coding sequence ATGCGTCACTACGAAATCGTATTTCTGGTTCATCCGGACCAGAGCGAGCAAGTTTCCGGCATGATCGAGCGTTACACGGCTTCTATTGAAGCTGGTGAAGGCAAGGTTCATCGCATGGAAGACTGGGGTCGCCGTCAGTTGGCTTACCCAATCAACAAAATTCACAAAGCTCACTACATTCTGATGAATGTTGAATGTAGTCAGGAAGTTCTCGACGAGCTCAATTCTACTTTCCGTTATAACGATGCTGTTCTGCGCAGCTTGGTTGTCCGTCGCGATGAAGCTATTACAGCTGAGTCACCGATTATGAAAATCGAGAATGCTGATAAAGCAGACAAAGAAGCACGCGAGCGTCGCAACGCCGCTAAAGCGAAAGCTGATGAAGCTAAAGCCGCTGACGATGCTGCCAAGGCCGCTGCTAAAGCCGCCGAAGCACCAGCAGAAGAAGTTGTTGAAGCAGCGAAAAGCGAGGGAGAAGAATAA
- the panC gene encoding pantoate--beta-alanine ligase yields MRIFHTVSGLRDALTVHRREGLRIGFVPTMGNLHQGHLALVGQARESCDIVVCSIFVNALQFGLNEDWDKYPRTYKNDCDKLTVAGCDYLFHPDDTEMYPNGLDTQSRVICPTMTDVLCGASRPGHFEGVTTVVSKLFNIVQPDEAIFGIKDYQQLAVIRRMAEDLCMPVQITAAPIHREADGLAMSSRNSYITEEERPKVVVLKDSLEWIAQQVKEGARNFRELEILATKRIASAGFKTDYITLSNSKTLDPAAEDDLEITILGAIFTESARLIDNLSIRLD; encoded by the coding sequence ATGAGAATCTTCCACACCGTTAGCGGTCTCCGAGACGCGTTGACTGTGCATCGCCGTGAAGGGTTGCGGATTGGCTTTGTGCCGACCATGGGCAACCTTCATCAGGGTCATCTGGCGCTGGTAGGGCAGGCCCGGGAGAGCTGCGATATCGTAGTCTGTTCGATCTTTGTCAACGCCCTGCAGTTTGGCCTCAATGAAGATTGGGACAAGTATCCGCGAACCTATAAAAACGACTGCGACAAGCTCACTGTAGCCGGTTGCGACTACCTCTTTCATCCTGATGATACTGAGATGTACCCCAACGGCCTCGATACTCAGAGCCGGGTTATCTGCCCAACTATGACCGACGTACTCTGTGGCGCAAGCCGCCCCGGTCACTTCGAGGGTGTCACCACAGTGGTCTCAAAGCTGTTCAATATAGTGCAGCCGGATGAAGCCATTTTTGGGATCAAAGATTATCAGCAGCTAGCAGTTATTCGCCGCATGGCGGAAGATCTTTGTATGCCAGTACAAATTACTGCGGCGCCGATTCATCGCGAAGCCGACGGCTTGGCTATGAGTTCACGGAATAGCTATATCACTGAGGAGGAACGCCCCAAGGTTGTGGTGTTAAAAGACAGTCTTGAATGGATTGCACAGCAGGTCAAAGAGGGCGCGCGGAATTTCCGCGAGTTAGAGATATTAGCCACTAAACGTATTGCCAGTGCCGGTTTTAAGACTGATTATATTACCCTGAGCAATAGCAAAACCTTGGATCCGGCGGCGGAAGACGATCTGGAAATTACTATTCTCGGTGCTATCTTTACTGAGTCGGCGCGACTGATTGATAATCTCAGTATTCGTCTCGACTAA
- the dnaB gene encoding replicative DNA helicase, with amino-acid sequence MNEALFAEPAASQPLPHSIEAEQAVLGGLMLKNDAFDAAATVLSDTDFYSQDHQLIFNAMARLAEAGQPFDPITLSESLQNSNELASIGGAEYLVDLASSTPSSANIQAYTQIVLERSIVRQLIGAASETVRKGYNPLGWDSGQLLAEAESRLQEIIENRPKKGGFKEVNALLKEAVERLDELFKNDADITGMGTGFKDLDEMTSGWQKSDLVIVAGRPSMGKTAFAMNMVEYATLNQDRPVLVFSLEMPASQLIIRLLSSIGKIDQTRMRSGNLTEDDWPRLSSAAQRLKDRPLFIDDTSGITPLGMRNQIKQFTRERVEQLRQEWHQEHGPDTPADTEALYARAQPGLIMVDYLQLMSGNNPADGRVQEISQISRELKNLAREYECPMIALSQLSRNLEQRPNKRPINSDLRESGAIEQDADVIVFLYRDEVYNEDSPDKGSAEIIIGKQRNGPIGTCRLAFLGKYTRFENLAGDYFTEN; translated from the coding sequence ATGAACGAAGCATTATTTGCAGAACCCGCAGCCAGTCAGCCACTGCCCCATTCGATTGAGGCAGAGCAGGCCGTGCTCGGCGGTTTGATGCTAAAAAATGATGCTTTTGATGCTGCGGCGACAGTGTTATCTGACACAGATTTTTACAGCCAAGACCATCAGCTTATTTTTAATGCGATGGCGAGACTGGCGGAAGCAGGTCAGCCCTTTGACCCCATCACCCTCAGTGAATCCCTGCAAAACAGCAATGAGTTAGCCAGTATTGGCGGCGCCGAGTATCTTGTCGATCTCGCCAGCAGCACGCCGAGCTCGGCCAATATTCAAGCCTATACCCAGATTGTTCTCGAGCGCTCGATTGTCCGCCAGTTGATTGGCGCGGCCAGTGAGACTGTGCGCAAAGGTTACAATCCACTGGGCTGGGATAGTGGACAGTTGCTCGCGGAGGCCGAGAGTCGACTCCAGGAAATTATTGAAAACCGGCCGAAAAAGGGCGGGTTTAAAGAAGTTAATGCCTTGCTCAAAGAGGCGGTTGAACGCCTTGATGAGCTGTTTAAAAACGATGCTGATATCACTGGTATGGGCACTGGCTTTAAAGATCTCGATGAGATGACCTCCGGTTGGCAGAAGTCTGATCTGGTGATTGTCGCAGGACGACCGTCCATGGGTAAGACTGCCTTTGCCATGAATATGGTGGAGTACGCGACCTTAAACCAAGATCGTCCGGTACTGGTTTTTTCTCTCGAGATGCCAGCTAGCCAGCTGATTATTCGACTGCTGTCGTCTATTGGTAAGATTGATCAGACGCGCATGCGTTCCGGTAATCTCACCGAAGACGATTGGCCGCGCCTCAGTAGTGCCGCCCAGCGTCTTAAAGATCGCCCGCTATTTATTGATGACACCTCTGGTATTACACCGCTGGGAATGCGTAACCAAATCAAGCAGTTCACTCGCGAGCGAGTCGAGCAGCTGCGCCAGGAATGGCATCAGGAACATGGTCCCGATACGCCGGCGGATACAGAGGCACTCTATGCCCGAGCTCAGCCTGGGCTGATTATGGTGGATTATCTGCAGTTGATGAGCGGCAATAATCCGGCGGATGGTCGGGTGCAGGAGATCTCGCAGATCTCTCGTGAATTGAAAAACCTGGCTCGAGAGTATGAATGCCCAATGATTGCACTCTCTCAGTTGAGTCGTAATCTTGAGCAGCGTCCCAACAAGCGTCCGATTAACTCTGACCTGAGAGAATCCGGTGCCATTGAGCAGGATGCCGACGTCATTGTGTTTCTCTATCGCGATGAGGTTTACAACGAAGACAGTCCCGACAAGGGCAGCGCCGAGATCATTATCGGTAAACAGCGAAATGGCCCTATTGGTACCTGCCGATTAGCCTTTCTGGGTAAGTACACGCGCTTCGAAAATCTTGCTGGCGACTACTTCACCGAAAACTAA
- the rpsR gene encoding 30S ribosomal protein S18, with protein MAKFVRRRKFCRFSAEGAPEIDYKDLDTLKGYVSESGKIVPSRITGTKARYQRQLAEAIKRARYIALLPYTDSHK; from the coding sequence ATGGCTAAGTTTGTACGTCGTAGAAAGTTTTGTCGTTTCAGTGCCGAAGGCGCGCCTGAGATCGATTATAAAGATTTAGACACTTTGAAAGGCTATGTGTCAGAGAGCGGCAAGATTGTACCTAGCCGTATCACTGGTACTAAAGCTCGCTATCAGCGTCAGTTGGCAGAAGCTATTAAACGCGCTCGTTACATCGCGCTGCTGCCATACACCGATAGCCATAAGTAA
- a CDS encoding aspartate 1-decarboxylase, which yields MLSTYLKAKLHMGSITQAELWYDGSCAIDADLLALSGMREFEQIDIYNITNGERLTTYVIVAEAGSGIISMNGAAARKCQVGDRIIIASYGQLSDQEAAEHKPKLVYLNQDNSVERSTNTIPVQLAE from the coding sequence ATGCTGTCCACTTATCTGAAGGCCAAGTTACACATGGGGTCTATCACCCAAGCGGAACTCTGGTACGACGGTTCCTGTGCCATAGATGCGGATTTGCTCGCGCTCTCTGGTATGCGCGAATTCGAACAGATAGATATTTACAATATTACCAACGGTGAACGCCTTACCACTTATGTGATTGTCGCCGAGGCGGGATCTGGGATTATTTCCATGAACGGCGCTGCGGCGCGCAAGTGTCAGGTTGGCGATCGAATTATTATTGCCAGCTACGGCCAGCTCTCTGATCAGGAGGCCGCTGAGCACAAACCTAAGTTAGTCTATCTCAATCAGGATAATTCTGTTGAGCGGAGCACTAATACGATTCCGGTGCAGTTGGCGGAATAG